Proteins encoded within one genomic window of Acidimicrobiales bacterium:
- a CDS encoding response regulator → MVHVTAPGPALPSGPEGPAAPLLLAEDNPVNAKVAVAMLENAGYRVVTVVNGVEAVAAVAGGRYAAVLMDCQMPTMDGYEATERIRAGERSGLHTPIIAMTAGNGSEDRRRCFSVGMDDYLAKPVQREHLLSTLSRWTGPRDGGTQGCLVMPLPTSGEVLDADTMADLRSLGSEPGSAGLLEELFQLFFTEMTRRIADLHEALRRADSHSVASAAHLLKGSAAEIGARRLAIVCSDLVTMGVAGRLEGAETVLVELKEEYDLVRAALRAQNHVENSDIAAAREPHRAHSLSGAHETVATDLWALARSTRG, encoded by the coding sequence ATGGTCCACGTCACTGCGCCCGGGCCGGCGCTCCCGTCCGGCCCCGAAGGCCCGGCCGCTCCGCTCCTGCTGGCTGAGGACAACCCGGTCAACGCGAAGGTGGCGGTGGCCATGCTCGAAAACGCCGGGTACCGGGTGGTCACCGTGGTGAACGGCGTCGAGGCCGTGGCGGCGGTGGCCGGAGGGCGCTATGCCGCCGTCCTCATGGATTGCCAGATGCCGACGATGGACGGCTACGAAGCGACGGAGCGCATCCGGGCTGGCGAGCGCAGTGGCCTTCACACGCCGATCATCGCCATGACCGCCGGGAACGGGTCGGAGGACCGGCGACGCTGCTTCAGCGTCGGTATGGACGACTACCTCGCCAAGCCGGTCCAAAGGGAGCATCTTCTGTCGACGTTGTCCCGTTGGACCGGGCCGCGGGACGGCGGGACGCAAGGCTGCCTGGTCATGCCGCTCCCCACCTCCGGGGAGGTTCTCGACGCGGACACCATGGCCGATCTGCGGTCGCTCGGCAGCGAGCCCGGCAGCGCGGGCCTGCTGGAGGAGCTGTTCCAGCTCTTCTTCACCGAGATGACCAGGCGCATCGCGGATCTCCATGAGGCGCTGCGTCGGGCGGACAGCCACTCGGTGGCCTCTGCGGCCCACCTCCTCAAGGGGAGCGCGGCCGAAATCGGGGCCCGCCGCCTGGCGATCGTCTGCTCGGACCTGGTGACGATGGGCGTTGCCGGGCGGCTCGAAGGAGCTGAGACGGTGCTGGTGGAACTGAAAGAGGAGTACGACCTGGTCCGCGCTGCCCTCCGCGCCCAGAATCACGTCGAGAACTCCGACATCGCCGCGGCCCGGGAGCCTCACCGTGCCCACTCACTTTCGGGGGCCCACGAGACGGTCGCCACAGATCTGTGGGCTCTGGCCCGATCGACGCGGGGCTGA